In one window of Pelagicoccus sp. SDUM812003 DNA:
- a CDS encoding efflux RND transporter periplasmic adaptor subunit, whose translation MKKNVTIAATIVILLTAWMVVGSSLQGESASQSASSGAQSKPLPTVRVRDSVAEPYAAEIVLRGKTAPSKASILRAEIGAQIMEISAKRGTAVKAGTPLVRLDAQNLPEQLEAAEKLVSQRALEHEAAQKLQSSGYQSETRLAESAALLAQAKNQLASTRIALENTIIRAPYDGVFNERLVQVGEFVGVGDPVASFLALDPMIVTAEATELEIQKIDEDSPAVARFNGHQIEGRIRYLSMAADSAVRTYTVELEFANPDYKHQAGLTADIVATTATQMAHKVTPAILFLSADTDGELGLKTVDGDQRVHFYKTEIIGSASDGVWVNGLPEAVKLITVGQGFVLPGAKVKAVEESTIN comes from the coding sequence ATGAAAAAAAACGTCACTATCGCCGCTACAATCGTGATTTTGCTCACGGCCTGGATGGTCGTGGGCTCCAGCCTGCAAGGCGAAAGCGCCTCCCAATCAGCCTCCTCGGGAGCGCAGTCCAAACCCTTGCCAACGGTCCGGGTGAGGGACTCAGTAGCCGAGCCTTACGCGGCGGAAATCGTGCTGCGGGGAAAGACGGCTCCCTCCAAGGCCAGCATCCTGCGAGCGGAGATCGGAGCTCAGATCATGGAAATCTCCGCCAAGCGCGGCACCGCGGTGAAGGCCGGCACCCCGCTAGTCAGGCTCGACGCCCAGAATCTTCCCGAACAGCTTGAAGCGGCCGAAAAGCTGGTCTCCCAGCGGGCCCTGGAGCACGAAGCCGCCCAGAAGCTGCAATCCAGCGGCTACCAGTCAGAGACGCGCCTGGCCGAATCCGCCGCCTTGCTGGCCCAGGCAAAAAACCAGCTCGCCTCCACACGAATCGCCTTGGAAAACACCATCATCCGCGCCCCCTACGACGGCGTCTTCAACGAACGACTCGTGCAGGTGGGGGAGTTCGTCGGCGTGGGAGACCCGGTGGCAAGCTTCCTGGCCCTCGACCCCATGATCGTGACGGCGGAGGCGACCGAACTCGAAATCCAGAAGATCGACGAGGACTCACCGGCGGTGGCTCGTTTCAACGGACACCAAATCGAAGGCAGGATCCGCTACCTGTCCATGGCGGCGGACTCCGCGGTGCGCACCTACACCGTGGAGCTGGAGTTTGCCAATCCCGACTACAAGCACCAGGCCGGTCTCACCGCCGACATCGTGGCCACCACCGCCACCCAGATGGCCCACAAGGTCACCCCGGCGATCCTCTTCTTGAGCGCCGATACCGATGGCGAGCTCGGCTTGAAGACGGTGGACGGGGATCAACGCGTGCATTTCTACAAGACCGAGATCATCGGCAGCGCCTCGGATGGAGTCTGGGTGAACGGTCTGCCGGAGGCGGTCAAACTGATCACCGTCGGTCAAGGTTTCGTGCTGCCAGGCGCCAAAGTGAAGGCCGTAGAGGAATCGACCATCAACTAG
- a CDS encoding Minf_1886 family protein, whose product MKEHDFNEVVSLIVKEDPRYQKSAYLFLQKALNYTIDKERKRQGKVVTKVAKRHVSGQELLEGIREYALDQYGPMTYFILTSWGIERCEDFGEMVFNLIEYGVFSKNEQDSREDFASTYSFKDAFEKPFTPKERRLKRPSYRKLESL is encoded by the coding sequence ATGAAAGAGCACGATTTTAACGAGGTAGTGAGCCTGATAGTGAAGGAGGATCCACGCTATCAAAAGAGCGCCTACCTTTTTCTGCAGAAGGCCCTCAACTATACCATCGACAAGGAAAGGAAGCGTCAGGGCAAGGTGGTGACCAAGGTGGCGAAGCGTCACGTGTCCGGACAGGAGCTGCTGGAAGGCATTCGCGAGTACGCCTTGGACCAGTATGGGCCGATGACCTATTTCATCCTGACTTCCTGGGGCATCGAGCGCTGCGAGGACTTTGGCGAAATGGTCTTCAACCTCATCGAATACGGCGTGTTCAGCAAGAACGAGCAGGATTCGCGAGAGGACTTCGCTTCCACCTACAGCTTCAAGGACGCATTCGAAAAGCCGTTCACCCCCAAGGAGCGCCGGCTCAAGCGCCCCAGCTACCGGAAGCTAGAGTCGCTCTAG
- a CDS encoding pitrilysin family protein: MTDFPQNRSVDDSRSLIAPLLKEPVERYLLPNGLTALLKTDRSSPVCSVQVWVKTGSVHEDRHLGSGISHFVEHMLFKGAERRVGKEIAREVHESGGYINAYTTFDRTVYYIDVPSENVEVALDVLSDSVFSSSFPEEEVDKEREVINREIAMGEDDPDGKVMHTLFETAFNKHNYRYPIIGYKDVFNRITRQDLLDYYNARYAPNNAVVVVTGDFDLAEMRRSVEKWFGPFARKPLPTIYLPDEPLQLAERRRDLYEDVQISRVAMGFQVPGLTHADTPALDALSVALGSGDSSLLYQHLREETQLVHNVDVSNWTPGSVGVFYVSLLCDPDKRDAALKELRRYVERLDVDSFSEEIVAKVRRQLLVNEVNSRKTVSGQAARLGAAEVVVGDLGYAKNYLKRIGEVTAEDLARVLKTWIRWDRLTVVTLNPKSEQAKEDDALQADSPVWDFEETRFPNGCALLTRENRRLPSVHIRVALQAGSLFEPRDKQGLSALLSTMMTKDTAKRSALEVAEAIEGAGGTFYEFSGNNSFGFALEVLSTDLPLALDLLEEALLRPSFDEEVFEIEKQSHLAGLKENLDDIVTCGREELRRRFFGEHPLRIGGSGSLDTVASITLEDVKAFWRSVVVSGNLSIAVSGDFTTETLKPQMAALIEKFAEGSLVTPQFVFEKPAQPGVHRVSMDRQQAIVFHAYPAPGLKGVDYFISEVADELFSGMSSELFDRVREKLSLAYFVRSSRIVGLNTTMFYFYAGTAPERYQEVIAELDREVKRVSEGRVAEDELARCKKRLKAAKRMSMQTNSSCASQAVLDAVYGLPINDWRNYGDRIDAVSIDSLQDFAKRYFSEENRVELVIGPVE, from the coding sequence ATGACCGATTTTCCGCAAAACCGCTCTGTTGACGATAGCCGCTCCTTGATCGCCCCGCTTCTGAAGGAGCCGGTGGAACGCTACCTCTTGCCCAATGGCCTGACCGCCCTGCTGAAAACCGATCGCTCCTCGCCGGTCTGTTCGGTGCAGGTTTGGGTGAAGACCGGCAGCGTGCACGAGGACAGGCACCTCGGCTCCGGAATCTCGCATTTCGTGGAGCACATGCTTTTCAAGGGCGCCGAACGTCGCGTGGGCAAGGAGATCGCCCGCGAGGTGCACGAGTCGGGTGGCTACATCAATGCCTACACCACCTTCGATCGAACCGTCTACTACATCGACGTGCCTTCGGAAAACGTGGAGGTGGCTCTCGACGTGCTCAGCGATTCGGTGTTTTCCTCTTCTTTCCCCGAGGAGGAGGTGGACAAGGAGCGCGAGGTGATCAATCGGGAAATCGCCATGGGCGAGGACGATCCGGACGGCAAGGTCATGCACACGCTGTTCGAGACTGCCTTCAACAAGCACAACTATCGGTACCCGATTATCGGATACAAGGACGTCTTCAATCGCATCACCCGCCAGGATCTGCTCGACTACTACAACGCCCGCTACGCGCCGAACAATGCCGTGGTGGTGGTCACGGGCGATTTCGACTTGGCTGAGATGCGCCGCAGCGTCGAGAAGTGGTTCGGACCCTTCGCCCGCAAGCCTCTGCCCACCATCTATCTGCCGGACGAGCCTCTGCAGCTGGCGGAGCGACGTCGCGACCTTTACGAGGACGTGCAGATCTCTCGCGTGGCCATGGGATTTCAAGTGCCCGGTTTGACGCATGCGGACACGCCGGCCTTGGACGCTCTGTCGGTGGCTTTGGGGAGCGGCGACAGCTCCTTGCTCTACCAGCATCTGCGCGAGGAGACGCAGCTGGTCCACAATGTCGACGTCTCGAACTGGACGCCGGGTTCGGTTGGCGTTTTCTACGTTTCGCTCCTGTGCGACCCCGACAAGCGCGACGCGGCGTTGAAGGAGCTGCGTCGCTACGTCGAACGCCTCGATGTCGATTCCTTCTCCGAGGAAATCGTAGCGAAGGTTCGACGCCAGCTACTGGTCAACGAAGTGAATTCGCGCAAGACGGTCAGCGGTCAAGCGGCTCGTCTCGGCGCGGCCGAAGTGGTGGTGGGAGATCTTGGCTACGCCAAAAACTACCTGAAACGCATTGGAGAGGTCACTGCCGAGGACTTGGCTCGCGTGCTCAAGACTTGGATACGCTGGGATCGCCTGACTGTTGTGACGCTGAATCCCAAGAGCGAGCAGGCCAAGGAAGACGACGCTCTGCAAGCCGACAGCCCGGTTTGGGATTTCGAGGAAACGCGGTTTCCCAATGGATGCGCCTTGCTGACGCGAGAGAATCGCCGTCTGCCCAGCGTGCACATCCGGGTCGCCCTGCAGGCGGGATCGCTGTTCGAGCCGCGAGACAAGCAAGGCCTCTCCGCCTTGCTCTCCACCATGATGACCAAGGACACCGCCAAGCGCAGCGCCTTGGAGGTCGCGGAAGCGATCGAGGGAGCTGGCGGCACGTTTTACGAGTTTTCGGGAAACAACAGCTTCGGTTTCGCTCTGGAAGTCCTGTCTACGGACCTGCCGCTGGCGCTCGACCTCCTGGAGGAAGCGCTGCTGCGACCGAGCTTCGACGAGGAGGTCTTCGAGATCGAAAAGCAATCGCACCTTGCTGGGCTGAAGGAGAATCTGGACGACATCGTGACCTGCGGCCGCGAGGAGCTGCGTCGCCGTTTCTTCGGCGAGCATCCTTTGCGTATCGGGGGAAGTGGAAGTTTGGATACGGTGGCGTCCATAACCTTGGAAGACGTGAAGGCGTTTTGGCGTAGCGTCGTAGTGAGCGGAAATCTCTCCATAGCGGTTTCGGGCGACTTCACGACGGAGACATTGAAGCCTCAGATGGCTGCATTGATCGAGAAGTTCGCTGAAGGCAGCCTGGTCACGCCTCAATTCGTTTTCGAAAAGCCGGCCCAGCCGGGAGTCCACCGGGTTTCGATGGATCGCCAGCAAGCGATCGTTTTCCATGCCTACCCGGCCCCGGGACTCAAGGGAGTCGACTATTTCATCTCGGAGGTCGCGGACGAATTGTTCTCCGGGATGTCCAGCGAGCTGTTTGATCGAGTACGCGAAAAGCTAAGCCTAGCCTACTTCGTTCGCTCTTCGCGTATCGTTGGACTGAATACGACCATGTTCTATTTTTACGCAGGCACGGCCCCGGAACGCTACCAGGAGGTTATCGCGGAACTGGACCGAGAGGTGAAGCGCGTATCGGAAGGGCGGGTAGCGGAGGACGAGCTTGCCCGCTGCAAGAAGCGTCTCAAGGCGGCTAAGCGCATGAGCATGCAGACCAACTCCTCCTGCGCCAGCCAGGCGGTGCTGGACGCGGTCTACGGCCTGCCGATAAACGATTGGCGGAACTATGGGGATCGCATCGACGCTGTATCGATCGATTCCCTACAGGATTTCGCAAAGCGTTACTTCTCGGAGGAGAATCGGGTGGAGCTGGTGATCGGGCCAGTCGAATAG
- a CDS encoding alkaline phosphatase D family protein, giving the protein MFSKPIRTATLALGLAASLISTAIAGPQLMQGPMLGHVTPDSARIWARVAGDAEFTVQYSKSANFENAKTTAPVRASEENDFCVEAIIEDLEPSSFYYYQVLVDGQPLSSAREKEGYPFLTAPSEEMPVRFSIAFGAGAKTEIDGMQAIWLQVQNARPHLFFWLGDNESAEGLSPAFQAEQYRKQRGIPFLQPLLRSIPQLATWDGAGRSEPKSLDVFRRYWANPSYGTSETPGSFFKHSYGGVDFFVLDTYSFRKQGQRPTLLGQEQLDWVKDELSRSEAPFKVLLSSSSWTDIKESSASTWMAFPQERNELLSYIKSEEIPGVMLISGDNDQAEVKAIPMSDVGGYDLYELVSSPLAQDPTASFDAQDPSTITIHEPYSATMNFGLLTFDMTQQDPQMSFEIINVFGESVFPTLEVQASELTNGTASWQTKVDDPQAFAYADEAPAAPSEATIR; this is encoded by the coding sequence ATGTTCTCCAAACCGATCCGTACCGCCACCCTCGCTCTCGGCCTCGCCGCTAGCCTCATCTCCACCGCGATCGCTGGCCCGCAGCTGATGCAGGGTCCCATGCTCGGTCACGTCACTCCAGACTCCGCGCGCATCTGGGCTCGCGTGGCAGGCGACGCGGAATTCACCGTGCAGTACAGCAAGAGCGCCAATTTCGAAAACGCCAAGACCACCGCTCCGGTGCGAGCCAGCGAAGAAAACGACTTTTGCGTGGAAGCGATCATCGAGGACCTCGAGCCTAGCTCCTTCTACTACTATCAAGTTCTGGTCGACGGCCAGCCCCTGAGCTCGGCTCGCGAAAAGGAGGGATACCCCTTTCTGACGGCGCCTTCCGAGGAAATGCCGGTTCGCTTTTCCATCGCCTTCGGCGCCGGAGCGAAAACCGAGATCGACGGCATGCAAGCCATCTGGCTCCAGGTGCAAAACGCTCGGCCGCACCTCTTCTTCTGGCTCGGCGACAATGAATCCGCCGAAGGCCTCAGCCCTGCCTTCCAGGCCGAGCAATACCGAAAGCAGCGCGGCATCCCCTTCCTGCAGCCGCTTCTGCGCTCCATCCCGCAGCTGGCGACCTGGGACGGAGCCGGTCGCAGCGAGCCGAAGTCTCTCGACGTCTTCCGACGCTACTGGGCCAACCCCTCCTATGGAACCAGCGAAACGCCGGGCTCCTTCTTCAAGCACAGCTACGGCGGCGTGGACTTCTTCGTGCTCGATACCTACAGCTTCCGCAAGCAAGGCCAGCGCCCCACGTTGCTTGGCCAAGAGCAGCTCGATTGGGTGAAGGACGAGCTCTCACGCAGCGAAGCCCCCTTCAAGGTCCTGCTCAGCAGCAGCAGCTGGACGGACATCAAGGAGAGCAGCGCCTCCACTTGGATGGCCTTTCCGCAGGAGCGAAACGAGCTGCTGAGCTACATCAAGAGCGAGGAAATACCAGGCGTGATGCTCATCTCCGGCGACAACGATCAGGCGGAAGTGAAAGCCATACCCATGTCGGACGTCGGTGGATACGATCTCTACGAACTGGTCTCCAGCCCCTTGGCGCAGGATCCTACCGCCAGCTTCGACGCTCAGGATCCGTCCACCATCACCATTCACGAGCCCTATTCCGCTACCATGAACTTCGGATTGCTGACCTTCGACATGACGCAGCAGGACCCGCAGATGTCGTTCGAGATCATAAACGTATTCGGCGAAAGCGTCTTCCCGACACTCGAGGTGCAGGCGAGCGAACTCACCAACGGAACCGCTTCCTGGCAGACCAAGGTGGACGATCCACAAGCCTTCGCCTACGCTGACGAAGCACCCGCCGCTCCCTCCGAAGCGACCATCCGCTAG
- a CDS encoding DUF4202 domain-containing protein, which translates to MERTFDHQLLREQLGRVSDETRFLTAIGEIDLQNDNDRNRATLGGRNVGFELYFSVQLTRWVLTLDPEASETLMLAARGQHICRWMIPREDYPRDRAGYLKWRSDLKKFHARKTASILEEVGYDQKTIQAVSDLNLKKNLKSDPDCQTMEDALCLVFLEKQFAAFKTKTDEEKMIGILKKSWAKMSDKGREAALALELGEAERRLVEKALAD; encoded by the coding sequence ATGGAACGAACTTTCGATCATCAATTGCTGCGCGAGCAACTGGGCCGCGTTTCGGACGAGACACGGTTTTTAACAGCGATTGGCGAGATCGACCTGCAGAACGACAATGATCGCAACCGGGCTACGCTGGGCGGGCGCAACGTGGGCTTCGAGCTCTATTTCAGCGTGCAGCTCACGCGCTGGGTGCTCACCCTCGATCCTGAGGCTTCGGAGACGCTCATGCTGGCGGCCCGCGGACAGCACATTTGCCGCTGGATGATCCCGCGCGAGGACTACCCGCGCGACCGGGCGGGCTACCTGAAGTGGCGCAGCGATCTCAAGAAGTTTCACGCTCGGAAGACCGCTTCCATCCTGGAGGAGGTCGGCTACGACCAGAAGACCATCCAGGCCGTCAGCGACCTGAATCTGAAGAAGAATCTCAAGAGCGATCCCGATTGCCAGACCATGGAGGACGCCCTCTGCCTAGTGTTTCTGGAAAAGCAGTTCGCCGCCTTCAAAACCAAGACCGACGAAGAGAAGATGATCGGCATCTTGAAGAAGAGCTGGGCCAAGATGAGCGACAAGGGGCGCGAAGCGGCCTTGGCTCTGGAACTGGGCGAAGCGGAGCGACGCCTGGTGGAGAAAGCCCTGGCGGACTAG
- a CDS encoding glycoside hydrolase family 2 protein, with product MSETFSLDGNWTLKGPKKIEISAVVPGCVHADLRRENLIPDPYFRDNETQVQWVGEENWTYTRSFELSPAFLRSERLELVCQGLDTFAEIHINGRKLAETDNMFRQWEFDVKALLREGENSISVTLRSPMPYGRRKQEERFLWQTGIGHHRLEGGQWVRKEQSNYGWDWGPMIVTMGIWRSIGIRSVNTARIEDTRVSQTLSQSFKKATVSVDVSCSVVKRSKLLARVEISKDGDVVATAQSSVARKRAALEMTIRNPQLWWPNGLGEQPLYTVSVELVDESGAVLDREVKRIGIRELTLVREKDQWGESFCFQANGHRFFAKGANWIPSDQFDVWGTDERNRSLLESARDANMNMVRVWGGGKYERDAFYDDCDELGICVWQDFMFACAAYPGFDDDWVANVKVEIGQQVRRLRHHASVALWCGNNELEHIPPILGDEPGQMPWDEYINLFDRIIGKVVKQNDNQRAYWPSSEHSPVGDRKYSQNPDCGDAHLWKVWHGRRPFEWYRTAFHRFCSEFGFQSFPEPSTIETYTEPEERNVTSFVMEHHQRSPIGNSAIIDYMLSWFRLPVGFENTVWLTQILQGLAIKYAVEHWRMNKPRCMGALYWQLNDCWQVASWSSLDYFGKWKALHYAARDFFAPLLVTGVEDLDTKNVEIHVVSDQLQRAKATVAWKVVDLSGDELESGSKALRVPANASKTVKTLSLAKLVKEHGERGLLVKLFLSQDGEVVSENLVTLARPKHLKLQDPKLSCKVKKSDGGSFEVTLSASKPSLWTWLELKGIAARYSDNFIHLLPGETRSIRVSPRDKTSLKAVKESIRARSLFDTYQEI from the coding sequence ATGTCTGAAACGTTCTCTCTCGATGGAAACTGGACCCTCAAAGGGCCGAAGAAGATCGAAATCTCTGCCGTGGTCCCGGGCTGCGTTCATGCCGACCTGCGCCGCGAAAACCTGATTCCAGATCCCTATTTCCGGGACAACGAGACGCAAGTGCAGTGGGTGGGGGAGGAGAACTGGACCTACACGCGTAGCTTCGAGCTGTCGCCGGCGTTTTTGCGAAGCGAGCGTTTGGAGCTGGTTTGCCAGGGCTTGGACACCTTTGCGGAAATCCACATCAATGGCCGGAAGCTGGCGGAGACCGACAACATGTTTCGCCAGTGGGAGTTCGATGTGAAGGCCCTCTTGCGCGAGGGGGAGAATAGCATCAGCGTGACGCTGCGCTCGCCGATGCCCTACGGCCGGCGGAAGCAGGAGGAGCGCTTCCTCTGGCAGACCGGGATCGGCCATCATCGCCTCGAAGGAGGACAGTGGGTGCGCAAGGAGCAGAGCAACTACGGCTGGGACTGGGGACCCATGATCGTGACCATGGGAATCTGGCGTTCCATCGGTATCCGATCCGTAAATACGGCGAGGATCGAGGATACGCGCGTCTCGCAGACGCTTTCCCAAAGCTTCAAGAAGGCCACGGTATCGGTGGATGTTTCCTGCAGCGTGGTGAAGCGTTCGAAACTGTTGGCCCGGGTGGAGATTTCCAAGGATGGCGATGTCGTGGCCACTGCTCAGTCGTCGGTCGCTCGCAAGCGTGCGGCGCTCGAGATGACGATCAGGAATCCGCAGCTTTGGTGGCCCAACGGCTTGGGCGAGCAGCCGCTGTACACAGTTTCGGTCGAGCTGGTGGACGAATCCGGAGCGGTGCTCGATCGTGAGGTCAAGCGCATCGGTATCCGCGAACTAACCTTGGTGCGCGAAAAGGACCAGTGGGGAGAATCGTTCTGCTTTCAGGCCAATGGGCACCGCTTTTTCGCCAAGGGCGCCAATTGGATCCCATCCGACCAGTTCGACGTTTGGGGAACCGACGAGCGCAACCGCTCCTTGCTGGAGTCGGCCCGCGACGCGAACATGAACATGGTCCGCGTCTGGGGCGGCGGAAAGTACGAGCGCGACGCCTTCTACGACGATTGCGACGAGCTGGGCATCTGCGTGTGGCAGGACTTCATGTTCGCTTGCGCCGCGTATCCAGGATTCGACGACGATTGGGTGGCGAACGTGAAGGTGGAAATCGGCCAGCAGGTGCGTCGGCTTCGTCACCATGCCAGCGTCGCTCTCTGGTGCGGCAACAACGAGCTGGAGCACATCCCGCCCATTCTGGGGGACGAGCCAGGGCAAATGCCTTGGGACGAGTATATCAACCTTTTTGATCGCATCATCGGCAAGGTGGTGAAGCAGAACGACAACCAGCGGGCGTATTGGCCATCTAGCGAGCATTCTCCGGTGGGCGATCGAAAGTACTCGCAGAATCCAGATTGTGGAGACGCCCACCTTTGGAAGGTCTGGCACGGGCGTCGACCTTTCGAGTGGTATCGCACCGCGTTTCACCGCTTCTGCAGCGAGTTCGGATTTCAGAGCTTTCCCGAGCCCAGCACCATCGAGACCTATACGGAGCCGGAAGAGCGCAACGTCACCTCCTTCGTGATGGAGCATCACCAGCGCAGCCCGATCGGCAACAGCGCCATCATCGACTACATGCTTAGCTGGTTTCGCTTGCCGGTCGGCTTTGAAAACACGGTCTGGTTGACGCAGATTCTGCAGGGGTTGGCTATCAAGTACGCCGTTGAGCACTGGCGCATGAACAAGCCGCGCTGCATGGGCGCCTTGTATTGGCAGCTCAACGACTGCTGGCAGGTGGCGAGCTGGTCTTCGCTGGACTATTTCGGAAAATGGAAAGCCTTGCACTACGCCGCTCGCGATTTCTTCGCTCCGCTGCTGGTCACCGGTGTTGAGGATCTGGATACGAAGAATGTGGAGATCCATGTGGTCAGCGATCAGCTTCAGAGGGCCAAAGCCACCGTGGCATGGAAGGTGGTCGATCTCAGCGGCGACGAGCTGGAGTCGGGGTCCAAGGCGCTGCGGGTGCCCGCGAACGCCTCCAAAACGGTGAAAACGCTTTCGTTGGCGAAGCTGGTCAAGGAGCATGGCGAGCGCGGATTGCTGGTGAAGCTTTTCCTCAGCCAGGACGGTGAGGTGGTGAGCGAAAACCTCGTCACGCTGGCTCGGCCCAAGCACCTCAAGCTGCAGGACCCGAAGCTTTCCTGCAAAGTGAAGAAGTCAGATGGCGGTTCCTTCGAGGTGACGCTATCGGCCAGCAAGCCATCGCTTTGGACCTGGCTGGAGCTCAAGGGCATCGCCGCCCGCTACTCCGACAACTTCATCCATCTGCTGCCCGGCGAGACCCGATCGATACGCGTGTCGCCTCGTGACAAGACCAGCTTGAAAGCGGTCAAGGAGTCGATTCGAGCTAGGTCGCTCTTCGATACGTATCAGGAAATTTAG
- a CDS encoding MFS transporter, whose translation MSSPQTPSPSSKGSENVSFSSKVIYGLGSGNDMWGNWLYPTFAWTVFNMYLGLPGKMVSLALTMRLVWDIFTDPFFGWWSDNTRTRFGRRRPFILIGSILSGVTFPLLFTVGDGWSDTAYFAWMIVSSMLFMTMVSCYNVPYQSLGNELSPDYRERTSIYAFRGSIQKIMEVGMFLAPAFATALAWENARLSDVPARLGGLISGGFQWTGELLAALFSGNGDTLLRLAEMPFGMRSGTGEENVNVVLGAQVYTSILGGIMIVIGCALYFGLKERYYDKLVQSAPSKVRITETLGEVLKCKPFRVQLSMGLAYSLGLSMVGTLGLYATVYYVSAGNLTEGNLWNFRMGLSNMFFGFLGPVIFGGLIGRWLDKRNTILIIQACAVAVFTATWWLYSPEVKWLQLFASGLIAFTQAAFWMMYGSIGADVIDYDELQSGKRREGAFTACGTYVMKIGMVLGTFITGFVLDWTGFDAELGGDQDPSAIFWIRFLFAAVPIAGIVVSFIMIVSFPLSREKMREIRQQLEARRGAV comes from the coding sequence ATGTCATCCCCGCAGACCCCGTCACCGTCCTCCAAGGGCAGCGAAAACGTGTCCTTTTCCTCAAAAGTCATCTACGGACTCGGATCCGGCAACGACATGTGGGGGAACTGGCTCTACCCGACCTTCGCCTGGACCGTCTTCAACATGTATCTCGGACTTCCGGGCAAGATGGTCAGCCTAGCCCTCACCATGCGTCTGGTCTGGGACATTTTCACCGATCCCTTCTTCGGTTGGTGGTCCGACAACACTCGAACGCGCTTCGGACGGCGCCGACCCTTCATCCTGATCGGCTCCATCCTCTCCGGCGTCACCTTCCCGCTGCTCTTCACGGTGGGAGACGGCTGGTCGGACACCGCCTACTTCGCCTGGATGATCGTATCGTCCATGCTTTTTATGACCATGGTCAGCTGCTACAACGTGCCTTATCAAAGCCTGGGCAACGAGCTGAGCCCGGACTACAGGGAACGCACCTCCATCTACGCGTTTCGCGGCAGCATCCAGAAGATCATGGAGGTGGGCATGTTTCTGGCCCCAGCCTTCGCCACCGCTCTGGCCTGGGAAAACGCTCGCCTGAGCGACGTGCCCGCTCGTCTGGGCGGCTTGATCTCCGGCGGCTTCCAATGGACCGGCGAGCTGCTTGCCGCATTGTTTTCCGGAAACGGCGACACCCTGCTTAGACTCGCTGAAATGCCCTTTGGCATGCGCTCCGGCACCGGCGAGGAAAACGTGAACGTGGTGCTGGGAGCCCAAGTCTACACCTCCATCCTTGGCGGCATCATGATCGTCATCGGCTGCGCGCTCTACTTCGGATTGAAGGAGCGCTACTACGACAAGCTTGTACAGAGCGCCCCCAGCAAGGTCCGCATCACCGAAACCCTGGGCGAAGTGCTCAAGTGCAAGCCCTTTCGAGTGCAGCTTTCCATGGGCCTCGCCTACTCGCTCGGCCTGAGCATGGTGGGCACGCTCGGCCTCTACGCCACGGTCTACTACGTGAGCGCCGGCAACCTGACCGAAGGCAACTTGTGGAACTTTCGCATGGGTCTCTCGAACATGTTCTTCGGCTTCCTCGGCCCGGTGATCTTCGGCGGCCTGATCGGCCGTTGGCTCGACAAGCGAAACACCATTCTCATCATCCAGGCCTGCGCCGTGGCGGTCTTCACCGCTACCTGGTGGCTGTACAGTCCCGAGGTCAAGTGGCTGCAGCTCTTCGCCTCCGGCCTCATCGCCTTCACTCAGGCCGCCTTCTGGATGATGTACGGCTCCATCGGAGCGGACGTCATCGACTACGACGAACTGCAAAGCGGCAAACGTCGCGAAGGGGCCTTCACCGCTTGCGGCACCTACGTCATGAAAATCGGCATGGTGCTGGGCACCTTCATCACCGGCTTCGTGCTGGACTGGACCGGTTTCGACGCCGAACTCGGCGGCGACCAGGACCCGAGCGCCATCTTCTGGATACGCTTCCTTTTCGCCGCGGTGCCCATCGCAGGCATCGTCGTGTCCTTCATCATGATCGTCAGCTTCCCGCTCAGCCGGGAAAAGATGCGAGAAATCCGCCAGCAGCTGGAAGCCCGACGCGGAGCGGTCTAG
- the trxA gene encoding thioredoxin: MADIINLNEQSFNDAIAKASGPVLVDFWAPWCGPCKAIAPLLEEIAGELDGKAAITKVNVDENSAIAAKFNVRAIPTLILFKDGEQVEQIVGMVGKDDLKSKIESHI, translated from the coding sequence ATGGCAGACATCATCAACCTGAACGAACAAAGCTTCAACGACGCGATCGCCAAGGCGAGCGGCCCTGTCCTCGTGGATTTCTGGGCTCCTTGGTGCGGCCCCTGCAAGGCCATCGCCCCATTGCTCGAGGAAATAGCCGGCGAACTGGACGGCAAAGCGGCCATCACCAAAGTGAACGTCGATGAAAACAGCGCCATCGCTGCCAAGTTCAATGTGCGCGCCATACCGACCTTGATCCTCTTCAAGGATGGCGAACAGGTTGAGCAGATCGTAGGCATGGTCGGCAAGGACGACCTCAAGTCGAAGATCGAATCCCACATCTAA